One genomic window of Quercus lobata isolate SW786 chromosome 9, ValleyOak3.0 Primary Assembly, whole genome shotgun sequence includes the following:
- the LOC115960997 gene encoding uncharacterized protein LOC115960997 isoform X1, with protein MVKLGEFCGSSVNLRCQLLIGDLETLISITSDDRLRRNGRRSYLRRGPAVDSQSFLLRPFVRLQLSQRTISGSLLKYLSKLQVDEEPAIRTNTTILLGNIASHLNEGGSWLYEPPMLIMTSLRLQLGFYRMSLYLPLILTGSRLMNGS; from the exons ATGGTGAAGCTCGGAGAGTTCTGTGGCTCATCGGTGAATCTTCGGTGTCAATTGCTGATCGGCGACTTGGAAACCCTAATTTCTATCACGTCTGACGATAGGTTGAGGCGCAATGGTCGACGATCCTATCTCCGACGAGGACCTGCCGTTGATAGTCAGAGCTTTCTCCTCCGCCCTTTTGTCCGATtacag CTTTCTCAACGTACTATTTCAGGGTCATTATTAAAGTATCTCTCAAAGTTGCAG GTTGATGAAGAGCCAGCAATCAGAACAAATACTACCATTTTACTTGGGAATATTGCAAGTCACCTAAATGAAGGG GGATCATGGCTCTATGAGCCACCAATGCTTATTATGACGTCACTGAGATTGCAACTCGGATTCTACCGAATGTCGTTGTACTTACCATTGATCCTGACAG GCTCTCGCTTGATGAACGGTTCATGA
- the LOC115960997 gene encoding uncharacterized protein LOC115960997 isoform X2, protein MVKLGEFCGSSVNLRCQLLIGDLETLISITSDDRLRRNGRRSYLRRGPAVDSQSFLLRPFVRLQLSQRTISGSLLKYLSKLQVDEEPAIRTNTTILLGNIASHLNEGALA, encoded by the exons ATGGTGAAGCTCGGAGAGTTCTGTGGCTCATCGGTGAATCTTCGGTGTCAATTGCTGATCGGCGACTTGGAAACCCTAATTTCTATCACGTCTGACGATAGGTTGAGGCGCAATGGTCGACGATCCTATCTCCGACGAGGACCTGCCGTTGATAGTCAGAGCTTTCTCCTCCGCCCTTTTGTCCGATtacag CTTTCTCAACGTACTATTTCAGGGTCATTATTAAAGTATCTCTCAAAGTTGCAG GTTGATGAAGAGCCAGCAATCAGAACAAATACTACCATTTTACTTGGGAATATTGCAAGTCACCTAAATGAAGGG GCTCTCGCTTGA